One stretch of Astatotilapia calliptera chromosome 3, fAstCal1.2, whole genome shotgun sequence DNA includes these proteins:
- the dok1b gene encoding docking protein 1b, translated as MDTHVKEGQLYVQHQKFGKKWKKNWFVLYPASQNGIARLEFFDAPGGGGGGGGGSVGGSNEKTRKLDKKIIRLSECISILPALTESCPKDNMAAFCVETNDKMHVFSAEKAVAKDWMDTMCDIAFQGGSGSSTSGAVDSNGGPQDLQMAENLIYYSREEVNEFWVTIQRTEASERCGLAGNYWLKAESDVLILKEPKTKRQVLVWPYKLLRRYGRDRVMFSFEAGRRCDSGPGTFTFETKQGNEIFILVDQAIQSQKALAEERRLSSPLNSESDCSASLQHLRNTISASMATGSGDSSSCSSREADGDSGGSKPGSADGVLGKRDGGDGGRVQGGGTGLKGRSLPEPPGMLGGAGTPPRSPKGHVGKGVSLSDESAGLYSEPADSVRLPLQIADCLYSDPVDSIKAQNQTSSPSTATAPVPTPRQRPVGDDSVGAGVQGDHPSGSNHRKHPDLYSHVYDQITMDLNTLSLNGGVGKGRGGGRAVNNSRRPPGGNAEGAPSPPASSHEHIYDEPEGRAKGSIPASLGMLFYDKAHAEPHSQRRQEETVTPSGQEGKQPQRQSPPQFGQGRGTPQPPTPRFPKPLTAPKPGRGGFTRKEPVPLPPGKHGGPANNVNNNNNIWGGGDSGDRGKVVYSKVSKSKAPATAMWYSQHQQARLRAPDIIYDNLGDI; from the exons AAATGGAAGAAGAACTGGTTCGTCCTCTACCCTGCCAGCCAAAATGGCATCGCCCGCCTCGAGTTCTTCGACGCTcctggtggtggaggtggaggtggcggAGGCTCCGTAGGCGGGTCCAATGAGAAGACCAGGAAGCTGGACAAGAAGATCATTCGCTTGTCCGAGTGCATTTCCATCCTGCCTGCACTGACAGAGAGCTGCCCCAAAGACAACATGGCAGCGTTTTGTGTGGAAACAAACGATAAGATGCACGTGTTTTCAGCAGAAAAGGCCGTTGCCAAGGATTGGATGGATACCATGTGTGACATTGCATTTCAG GGCGGAAGTGGCAGCAGTACCAGCGGTGCTGTAGACTCTAATGGAGGACCCCAGGACCTGCAGATGGCCGAGAACCTCATCTACTACTCCAGAGAGGAGG TGAACGAGTTCTGGGTAACCATTCAACGGACCGAGGCCTCAGAGCGTTGTGGGCTCGCGGGCAACTACTGGCTGAAAGCTGAAAGCGATGTTTTGATCTTGAAGGAGCCAAAGACCAAGAGGCAGGTTCTGGTGTGGCCCTACAAGCTGCTGAGGAGATACGGCAGGGACAGG GTCATGTTTTCATTCGAGGCGGGCCGACGGTGCGACTCAGGCCCTGGCACCTTCACCTTTGAGACCAAACAAGGGAACGAGATCTTCATACTGGTCGACCAGGCGATCCAGTCACAGAAAGCTCTAGCTGAAGAGCGCCGCCTCAGCAGCCCTTTGAACTCTGAATCAGACTGCTCAGCATCGCTTCAACATCTCCGCAATACCATTTCTGCCAGCATGGCGACGGGAAGCGgcgacagcagcagctgcagcagtcgCGAGGCCGACGGGGATTCGGGCGGGAGCAAACCAGGCTCGGCTGACGGCGTGCTCGGAAAGAGAGACGGAGGAGACGGAGGACGGGTGCAAGGAGGTGGAACGGGACTTAAAGGGAGGAGTTTACCAGAGCCTCCAGGGATGTTGGGAGGTGCAGGGACACCTCCGCGGTCTCCCAAAGGACATGTGGGCAAAGGTGTGTCCTTATCTGATGAAAGCGCAGGCCTTTATTCTGAACCAGCTGATTCAGTCCGTTTGCCTCTGCAAATCGCTGATTGTCTCTATTCTGACCCGGTGGACAGCATCAAGGCTCAGAACCAAACCAGCAGCCCATCCACAGCCACCGCTCCAGTGCCCACTCCACGCCAACGACCAGTAGGCGACGATTCCGTGGGAGCGGGCGTCCAAGGGGATCACCCGTCAGGCAGTAACCACAGGAAGCACCCAGATCTGTACTCGCATGTGTACGATCAGATCACTATGGATCTGAACACACTGAGTCTAAACGGGGGTGTAGGGAAAGGACGAGGGGGAGGACGGGCGGTGAACAATAGCAGGCGACCCCCGGGAGGTAACGCAGAAGGAGCTCCGTCACCTCCCGCCTCTTCCCATGAGCACATATATGACGAACCAGAGGGTCGTGCAAAAGGAAGCATACCCGCTAGCTTAGGAATGCTTTTTTATGACAAAGCTCACGCGGAGCCTCACAGccagaggagacaagaggagaCGGTGACCCCATCAGGACAGGAGGGGAAGCAGCCTCAGAGACAATCCCCTCCCCAGTTTGGCCAGGGCCGTGGCACGCCACAGCCTCCGACGCCGCGGTTCCCCAAGCCCCTTACCGCTCCCAAGCCAGGCAGGGGTGGTTTCACTCGTAAGGAGCCAGTTCCTCTGCCCCCTGGAAAACATGGAGGTCCCGCCAATAAcgtgaacaacaacaacaacatttggGGTGGTGGTGATAGTGGAGACAGGGGGAAAGTGGTGTACAGCAAAGTATCAAAATCTAAGGCTCCAGCTACTGCTATGTGGTACAGCCAGCACCAACAAGCACGGCTGAGAGCACCCGATATCATTTATGACAACCTGGGAGATATTTGA